The Neurospora crassa OR74A linkage group IV, whole genome shotgun sequence genome has a segment encoding these proteins:
- a CDS encoding CTLH domain-containing protein translates to MDLHRRVQSQTSSTSTATPSKHAFETRVADVKSPKSDINALILDYLMMEGYPKAAEKFQKEANLKPRQEDPTINARQQIQHAIHVGDIQKAISDLNELDPGILDSDPHLHFSLLRLQLIELIRNARGYDPSAAINFAQEKLAPRAASNEQFLKELEKTMALLIFPADKLQPDLAALLHSDLRRNTAAQVNEVVLQRHTERREAAIRQLVRMRAWAEASCRSKKRNLPDRIELGLNGDDNGHDPMVTT, encoded by the exons ATGGACCTTCACCGCCGCGTCCAATCCCAGACTTCCTCAACTTCGACTGCAACTCCCTCCAAACATGCCTTTGAAACGAGGGTGGCCGACGTCAAGTCGCCAAAGAG TGACATCAATGCTTTGATCCTCGACTACCTGATGATGGAGGGATATCCCAAGGCCGCCGAAAAGTTCCAGAAAGAGGCAAACTTGAAGCCCAGGCAGGAAGACCCTACCATCAATGCTCGTCAGCAGATCCAGCACGCCATCCATGTTGGAGACATCCAAAAGGCCATCTCTGACCTGAATGAACTCGACCCTGGT ATTCTGGACAGTGATCCTCATCTGCATTTTTCCCTGCTTCGGTTGCAGCTTATTGAGCTCATCCGCAACGCCAGAGGATATGATCCCTCGGCAGCGATCAACTTTGCCCAGGAGAAGCTTGCCCCTCGTGCTGCCTCCAACGAGCAGTTCCTGAAGGAGCTCGAGAAAACGATGGCCTTGCTCATCTTCCCGGCTGATAAGCTCCAGCCCGACCTGGCCGCGCTCCTCCACTCTGACCTGCGCCGTAACACGGCAGCTCAAGTGAACGAGGTAGTCCTGCAACGACACACGGAGCGGCGTGAAGCTGCCATCCGTCAACTTGTTCGCATGCGTGCATGGGCCGAGGCATCGTGTCGGTCCAAGAAGAGAAACCTTCCTGACCGTATCGAGCTTGGTCTCAACGGGGATGATAATGGGCATGACCCCATGGTCACAACTTAA